A window of Paenibacillus sp. 19GGS1-52 contains these coding sequences:
- a CDS encoding helix-turn-helix domain-containing protein gives MRALIVDDEARVRKAVRLLVDWEHHGINEIEEAGSGTEAIEQIRTLKPAIVIMDMMMEAGNGVELMAWVSEFAVSVKFIVVSGHDDFDFVRHTVRHGGIDYILKPIDPEAINAAVSKAVTAWNQEEQERHTRQRQNIQLNEFKPIYGERLLSSLIDEPVTAEASLRRLRLEGVIPASAGSVRLLLLQMDAGDGPLLLRFGNDSDLLHYAIVNICNEFMHSRQRGIAFRYWGAPAEIAMLLWEQPEAASELIADINLGIFHTLQRRMHFGIGSTGILPQSLPAQYAEAEAALNRRNLLNPEDYVHTFSSGSSTQSLFANMGDDWKLSVMSGRPEQLQAASKRWIDELNRGGIITPAILSSWKADALLFRSRLLRENAGENAELAIAALEASDRLHPAPFANGYSFSLFAWRDWSYGFMLRLSQELLSRQGCEFKTMNQIVKYIKQHYQSDLSLQEVAQHFSVSREYISRKFKQEYGINFSDFIGNVRIDKAKLLMQNPHLKLLQISEMVGFHDVKYFSKVFKKQLGLTPKDYRNQLNT, from the coding sequence ATGAGGGCATTAATAGTAGATGACGAAGCCAGGGTTCGAAAAGCCGTGCGCCTGCTGGTCGATTGGGAACATCATGGGATTAATGAGATTGAGGAAGCCGGAAGCGGGACGGAAGCGATTGAGCAGATCCGTACCCTGAAGCCAGCGATTGTCATCATGGATATGATGATGGAAGCGGGCAACGGCGTAGAATTGATGGCTTGGGTCAGCGAATTTGCCGTGAGCGTCAAGTTCATCGTGGTCAGTGGACATGATGATTTCGACTTCGTCAGACATACCGTTCGCCACGGCGGAATTGATTATATTCTAAAACCAATCGATCCAGAGGCCATCAATGCCGCGGTCTCCAAAGCAGTCACGGCCTGGAATCAGGAGGAGCAGGAGCGCCACACCCGGCAGCGCCAGAATATCCAGTTGAATGAATTCAAGCCGATTTACGGCGAGCGTCTGCTCTCTTCTCTGATTGATGAGCCGGTGACAGCGGAGGCTTCTTTACGCAGATTGCGGCTGGAAGGTGTTATACCGGCCAGCGCAGGATCAGTCCGTCTGCTGCTGCTGCAGATGGATGCCGGTGACGGCCCCCTACTGTTGCGCTTTGGGAATGACAGCGATCTGCTACACTATGCCATTGTGAACATCTGCAATGAATTTATGCACTCCCGGCAACGTGGCATCGCCTTTCGCTACTGGGGGGCACCTGCTGAGATTGCCATGCTGCTGTGGGAGCAGCCGGAAGCCGCAAGTGAACTTATCGCAGATATCAATCTGGGCATCTTTCATACCCTGCAGCGCCGAATGCACTTCGGCATAGGCAGTACAGGCATTCTTCCACAGAGCTTGCCCGCCCAGTACGCCGAAGCGGAAGCCGCGCTGAACCGCCGCAATCTGCTGAACCCGGAAGACTATGTACACACTTTCTCTAGCGGTTCCTCTACGCAAAGCTTATTTGCGAACATGGGTGATGATTGGAAATTGTCTGTTATGAGTGGCCGACCTGAGCAGCTGCAAGCCGCCTCCAAACGCTGGATCGACGAGCTGAACCGCGGTGGTATTATTACTCCGGCAATACTCAGCTCGTGGAAAGCCGATGCGCTATTATTCCGCTCTCGGCTATTGCGCGAGAATGCTGGCGAGAATGCTGAGCTAGCCATCGCTGCTCTTGAAGCCTCCGACCGTCTGCACCCCGCGCCGTTTGCGAATGGCTATTCCTTCTCCTTGTTCGCCTGGCGCGACTGGTCATATGGCTTCATGCTGCGGCTGTCACAGGAATTGCTCTCCCGGCAGGGCTGTGAATTCAAGACGATGAACCAAATCGTCAAGTACATCAAGCAACACTATCAGTCTGACCTGTCCCTACAGGAGGTTGCGCAGCACTTCTCAGTTAGCCGTGAATACATATCGCGTAAATTCAAGCAGGAATATGGTATAAATTTCTCTGATTTTATCGGAAACGTTCGAATAGATAAGGCTAAACTCTTAATGCAGAATCCTCATCTGAAACTGTTGCAAATATCAGAAATGGTTGGTTTCCATGATGTTAAATACTTCAGCAAAGTATTTAAAAAACAGCTTGGCCTCACACCGAAGGACTACCGGAACCAATTGAACACTTAA